A window from Actinomycetota bacterium encodes these proteins:
- a CDS encoding helix-turn-helix domain-containing protein encodes MREAHEVDVVVWRYPDMCRHWGVSRATIERWVRRYEQSGEGIPVHRDPSGRPYWLAHEASGDAVGSSGTILRVKMKTDDRLAQLRRAARRGYRSA; translated from the coding sequence ATGCGCGAAGCCCATGAGGTCGATGTGGTCGTGTGGCGCTATCCCGACATGTGCCGCCATTGGGGAGTGAGCAGGGCCACAATCGAGCGCTGGGTCAGACGCTACGAGCAGTCGGGCGAGGGCATCCCCGTTCATCGAGACCCCTCAGGGCGGCCGTACTGGCTGGCTCACGAGGCGTCAGGCGACGCCGTCGGCAGCAGCGGCACGATCCTACGCGTGAAGATGAAAACGGATGATCGCCTGGCACAGCTACGTCGGGCGGCTCGGCGCGGGTACAGATCGGCTTGA